In Hydractinia symbiolongicarpus strain clone_291-10 chromosome 15, HSymV2.1, whole genome shotgun sequence, one DNA window encodes the following:
- the LOC130628987 gene encoding uncharacterized protein LOC130628987: MEERKFEKLCVACNRMQSLSQTSCECGHVMKDAVSMQADNTRKRRAPYRANSVSSEWIGHHSQTTFSIKKKKQFDDETDENNNANTFIRSKKIKKRKQKQRRHKQKSVFAEQQCMDTLSTVNDEKRNEIKEILNLIENSYQNIYFDRCKSYRKMKITDFDFQFDFTTFDSHAPFYPTALEDINSKINRTKVFYKIISE; the protein is encoded by the exons ATGGAAGaaagaaagtttgaaaagtTATGTGTAGCTTGTAACAGAATG CAATCTTTGTCGCAAACATCCTGTGAATGTGGTCACGTGATGAAGGATGCTGTTAGCATGCAAGCTG ataacaCACGTAAACGTCGCGCGCCATATCGTGCTAATTCCGTAAGCTCAGAATGGATAGGACATCACTCTCAAACCACATTCTCTATTAAAAAG AAGAAGCAATTTGATGATGAAACTGATGAAAATAATAACGCAaatacatttataagatcaaaaaaaatcaagaaacgtAAGCAAAAGCAAAGACGACATAAACAAAAATCTGTTTTCGCAGAACAACAATGCATGGACACACTGTCAACTGTAAATGATGAAAAAAGAAACGAAATAAAAGAAATCCTAAACCTTATTGAAAACTCTTATCAAAATATATACTTCGATCGATGCAAGAGTTacagaaaaatgaaaattacaGACTTCGATTTTCAGtttgattttacaacatttgataGCCACGCGCCCTTTTATCCAACTGCATTGGAGGATATCAACTCAAAGATCAATCGAACGAAAGTTTTCTATAAAATCATAAGCGAGTGA